One genomic region from Syngnathus typhle isolate RoL2023-S1 ecotype Sweden linkage group LG17, RoL_Styp_1.0, whole genome shotgun sequence encodes:
- the nfil3-6 gene encoding nuclear factor, interleukin 3 regulated, member 6, which yields MFEEVSQEMRVQQGVAMLHPLESSAEAEKVPLAFADDTMSVLTSSNLLARSLLGRPTAVKRKESPSSSIRRKREFIPLEKKDEGYWDKRKKNNEAAKRSREKRRVNDMVLESRVLALLEENARLRAELLALKFRFGLVKDPSNAAILPLSAAPPHTPPSVTPHYYLLNSSSHTNNQTSQPSGRGSRDGGNLSEDSGFSTPGSSSVGSPVYFEDRLSDHEKSSPHRAEEMNLDLYHSADVHHRVDQAESMKNLPHKLRFKTPGNCEAGDAASDPSGTRRSPAPPTVEGPRDTPKSQELIRGETGEGHSSPWLPLQNNGGRKGRQSPQHVAPNFNPQPPSQGHTEVKYQHENNFLKTQLSSLSMEVAQLKKLFTEQLMSNAT from the coding sequence ATGTTTGAGGAGGTATCCCAGGAGATGAGGGTGCAGCAAGGTGTAGCTATGCTCCACCCATTGGAGTCCTCAGCAGAAGCAGAGAAGGTACCTCTAGCCTTCGCAGATGATACCATGTCCGTCCTGACCTCCAGCAACCTGCTGGCCCGCTCCCTGCTGGGCCGTCCCACCGCCGTGAAGCGCAAAGAAAGTCCCTCATCCAGCATCAGACGCAAGCGTGAGTTCATCCCGCTGGAAAAGAAAGACGAAGGCTACTGGGACAAAAGGAAGAAGAACAACGAGGCGGCCAAGCGTTCGCGGGAAAAGCGACGGGTGAACGACATGGTCTTGGAGAGTCGCGTGCTGGCCCTGCTGGAGGAGAACGCTCGGCTCAGGGCCGAGCTGTTGGCTCTCAAGTTCCGATTTGGTTTGGTGAAAGATCCGTCCAATGCGGCCATCTTGCCTCTTTCCGCGGCGCCTCCGCACACCCCTCCGAGTGTGACTCCCCACTATTATCTCCTCAACTCCTCATCACACACCAACAACCAGACGAGTCAGCCGAGCGGACGGGGCTCCAGAGACGGTGGCAACCTGTCAGAAGATTCGGGCTTTTCAACTCCAGGTAGCTCAAGTGTTGGAAGCCCAGTCTACTTCGAAGACCGGCTCAGTGACCATGAAAAATCTTCACCACACAGAGCAGAGGAGATGAACTTGGACCTCTACCACTCTGCTGATGTCCACCACAGGGTGGACCAAGCCGAGTCTATGAAGAACCTCCCGCATAAGCTACGTTTCAAGACGCCCGGCAACTGTGAGGCAGGCGATGCGGCAAGCGATCCCAGCGGCACTCGACGCAGCCCGGCACCTCCCACCGTAGAAGGTCCGCGTGATACCCCCAAAAGCCAAGAACTAATTAGAGGCGAAACAGGAGAGGGGCACTCGAGCCCGTGGCTTCCCCTGCAGAACAACGGGGGCAGGAAGGGGAGACAGTCACCTCAGCATGTCGCCCCAAACTTCAACCCGCAGCCTCCTTCTCAAGGACACACAGAGGTCAAGTACCAGCATGAGAACAACTTCCTGAAGACTCAACTGAGCTCTTTGAGCATGGAGGTGGCTCAACTTAAAAAACTTTTCACAGAGCAGCTCATGTCCAACGCTACCTAA